A part of Candidatus Palauibacter australiensis genomic DNA contains:
- the aroF gene encoding 3-deoxy-7-phosphoheptulonate synthase, translating into MLVVMKHGATDGQVRDVVRAIEDMGYRARPMPGAQRTTVGLVGNDGRVEESRLVGIEGVLRVIHVSPPYKQVSREWWPEDTIIELSNGVRIGEKDIVVMAGPCSVESREQILETAHRVAEAGATVLRGGAFKPRTSPYSFQGLGEEGLQLLARAREETGLAIVTEALDTESMGLVAEYTDVIQIGARNMQNYSLLRAAGRAGKPVLLKRGLSATIKELLLAAEYIVAEGESRVMLCERGVRNFDTHARNLFDLTAIVTIHELSHLPVVADPSHGTGARSKVGPMARAAVAAGADALILEVHPDPPTAASDGQQSLTFEQFDALMVELHAIANAIGRRIARARVPAHG; encoded by the coding sequence ATGCTGGTGGTCATGAAGCACGGCGCCACGGACGGGCAGGTCCGGGACGTGGTCCGCGCGATCGAGGATATGGGATACCGGGCTCGGCCCATGCCGGGCGCCCAGCGCACGACCGTGGGCCTGGTCGGCAACGATGGACGCGTCGAAGAGAGCCGGCTCGTGGGGATCGAGGGCGTGCTCCGCGTCATTCACGTGTCGCCGCCCTACAAGCAGGTGAGCCGGGAATGGTGGCCCGAGGACACGATCATCGAGCTGTCCAACGGCGTTCGGATCGGGGAGAAGGATATCGTCGTCATGGCCGGCCCGTGTTCCGTGGAATCGCGCGAACAGATTCTGGAGACCGCGCACCGGGTCGCGGAAGCCGGGGCGACCGTGCTTCGCGGCGGAGCCTTCAAGCCGCGCACCTCGCCCTACTCCTTCCAGGGGCTGGGGGAAGAGGGACTGCAGTTGCTAGCCCGCGCGCGGGAGGAGACGGGCCTCGCGATCGTCACCGAGGCGCTGGACACGGAGAGCATGGGCCTCGTCGCGGAATACACCGACGTCATCCAGATCGGCGCGCGGAACATGCAGAACTACTCCCTGCTGCGGGCGGCGGGCCGCGCCGGCAAACCGGTTCTGCTCAAGCGGGGGCTCTCCGCGACGATCAAGGAGTTGCTGCTCGCCGCGGAGTACATCGTCGCCGAAGGTGAATCGCGGGTGATGCTGTGCGAGCGCGGCGTCCGCAACTTCGACACGCACGCGCGGAACCTGTTCGACCTCACCGCCATCGTGACGATCCACGAGCTGTCGCACCTTCCGGTCGTCGCGGACCCCAGCCACGGCACGGGGGCACGATCGAAAGTCGGACCGATGGCGCGGGCCGCGGTCGCGGCGGGCGCGGACGCACTCATCCTGGAGGTCCACCCCGATCCCCCGACGGCGGCGTCGGACGGCCAGCAGTCTCTCACGTTCGAGCAGTTCGATGCGCTGATGGTCGAGCTTCACGCCATCGCGAACGCCATCGGCCGCCGGATCGCCCGCGCCCGCGTCCCCGCCCACGGCTGA